The following are from one region of the bacterium genome:
- a CDS encoding branched-chain amino acid ABC transporter permease — protein sequence MLLEQLSGNLLQGLVLGAVYGMATMGLSLIFGVLQVVNVGHGAFIMVGSFTALMMFQGMGIPPVFAIPVAMLIGMGLGMLFYYGAMKPLVSPSGSGIRKMSPKVLGMAGGGFVGMLILMWIGSGLFKLNVAIYIFVGIIFIYGFFLYIYGGRRQDKAPELATLLVTFSLGVILEEVVKQIFTSESRGYNWDIGKLDVGITVFPYPKLLAAFGSMMIAILLYLWFKKTRAGMAMRSVVEDDVGARVCGVDVDWQYALSFSLGIGLTVTSGVLLTMFIPVGINPYMGGPYTLKAFVIAVLGGLASPYAAFFGGVVFGLLENGSYTLFANIPGVEPFAMTRFFSFVMLLVILLIRPTGLLRAK from the coding sequence GTGCTTTTAGAACAGCTATCCGGAAACCTGCTGCAGGGTCTCGTTTTGGGGGCCGTGTACGGCATGGCCACCATGGGGCTCTCCCTCATTTTCGGGGTCCTGCAGGTGGTCAATGTGGGCCACGGCGCGTTCATCATGGTCGGTTCCTTCACCGCCCTGATGATGTTCCAGGGCATGGGTATACCGCCCGTCTTCGCCATCCCCGTGGCTATGCTCATCGGGATGGGGCTCGGGATGCTCTTTTACTACGGGGCCATGAAGCCTCTGGTCTCACCCAGCGGATCGGGCATCAGGAAAATGTCCCCGAAGGTCCTGGGCATGGCAGGCGGCGGTTTCGTCGGGATGCTCATCCTCATGTGGATCGGTTCGGGGCTGTTCAAGCTGAACGTGGCCATATACATCTTTGTCGGGATCATCTTCATTTACGGCTTTTTCCTGTACATCTACGGAGGGAGACGCCAGGACAAGGCTCCGGAACTGGCCACTCTCCTGGTCACATTCTCCCTTGGCGTCATCCTGGAGGAGGTTGTCAAACAGATATTCACCTCCGAGTCGAGGGGGTACAACTGGGACATCGGGAAACTGGACGTCGGCATCACGGTTTTTCCCTACCCGAAGCTTCTGGCGGCCTTCGGCAGCATGATGATCGCCATCCTGCTCTACCTGTGGTTCAAAAAGACCCGGGCGGGCATGGCCATGCGCAGCGTGGTGGAAGACGACGTGGGCGCCCGTGTCTGCGGCGTCGATGTGGACTGGCAGTACGCTCTGAGCTTTTCACTGGGCATCGGTCTCACCGTGACCAGCGGTGTTCTTCTCACCATGTTCATTCCGGTGGGGATCAACCCCTACATGGGCGGGCCCTACACCCTGAAAGCGTTCGTCATCGCCGTCCTCGGCGGTCTGGCAAGCCCCTACGCGGCGTTCTTCGGGGGGGTGGTGTTCGGGCTTCTGGAAAACGGTTCCTACACCCTGTTCGCCAACATCCCCGGGGTTGAGCCTTTCGCCATGACGAGGTTTTTCTCCTTCGTGATGCTCCTCGTGATCCTGCTGATCCGCCCCACCGGGCTGCTGAGGGCGAAATGA